In Zobellia roscoffensis, the following are encoded in one genomic region:
- a CDS encoding MFS transporter encodes METKTTEMASNANRLFYASCFALITTAFSFSIRAGILPQLGEELSLSGEQLGFINSMWFLGFPLSMVVGGLVYHKVGGKAIMQFAFFAHAIGIILTIYSGSYVGLLISTLLIGLGNGCTEAACNPMIADAYQGNKMSTMMNRFHMWFPGGIAIGSLISGFMTDMSFSWESQIWLILIPTLVYAYLFFGQSWPKAKVEEAATIGGNFKAMLSPLFIFMLVCMALTAISEFGPNQWVGLILSKSGANPMIILALTAGLMAVARFFGGSMVAKFNQTGVLLGSAVLATLGIYLFSTQTGTMAYVAAIFFALGVAYFWPNMIGFVADKIPKSGALGLSIVGAVGMFSSSIFQPIIGGWIDSDKAKAAAEGFTGDELDLVSGQATLLTMTIFPGILIVLFTVLYFWMKKKKENPEAEVA; translated from the coding sequence ATGGAAACAAAAACAACTGAAATGGCCTCAAACGCCAACAGACTTTTTTACGCAAGTTGCTTTGCGTTAATTACTACCGCATTCTCTTTTAGTATTAGAGCAGGTATTTTGCCTCAATTAGGAGAGGAGTTAAGCTTAAGTGGTGAACAACTAGGCTTTATAAACTCTATGTGGTTTTTAGGATTTCCTTTGTCTATGGTGGTAGGCGGGTTGGTTTATCATAAAGTAGGTGGAAAGGCAATTATGCAATTTGCATTCTTTGCCCATGCCATTGGTATTATATTAACCATCTATTCAGGAAGCTACGTAGGTCTTCTTATCTCTACTCTTCTTATTGGATTGGGTAACGGCTGTACTGAAGCGGCTTGTAACCCTATGATTGCAGATGCTTACCAAGGAAACAAAATGAGTACCATGATGAACCGTTTTCATATGTGGTTCCCAGGTGGTATTGCTATAGGAAGTCTTATTTCTGGTTTTATGACCGATATGTCATTTAGCTGGGAAAGTCAAATCTGGTTGATTCTTATACCAACGTTAGTATACGCTTATTTGTTCTTTGGACAATCTTGGCCAAAAGCCAAAGTGGAAGAAGCTGCTACTATTGGAGGAAACTTTAAAGCGATGCTTTCTCCTCTTTTTATATTTATGCTTGTTTGTATGGCATTGACCGCCATTTCAGAATTCGGACCAAACCAATGGGTGGGCCTTATCTTATCTAAAAGCGGAGCTAATCCTATGATTATCCTAGCCTTAACTGCAGGTTTAATGGCCGTAGCCAGATTCTTTGGTGGTAGTATGGTGGCAAAATTCAACCAAACCGGGGTTCTTTTAGGTTCTGCAGTTCTTGCCACATTAGGTATATATTTGTTCAGTACGCAAACAGGAACAATGGCTTACGTTGCTGCAATTTTCTTTGCTTTGGGTGTTGCCTATTTCTGGCCAAATATGATTGGTTTTGTTGCCGATAAAATTCCAAAAAGTGGTGCATTAGGTCTTTCGATTGTTGGTGCGGTGGGTATGTTCTCTAGCTCTATATTTCAACCAATTATTGGTGGATGGATTGATTCTGATAAAGCTAAAGCTGCTGCCGAAGGTTTTACAGGAGATGAACTAGATTTAGTATCTGGGCAAGCTACCTTACTTACAATGACCATCTTTCCCGGTATTTTAATCGTCCTTTTTACAGTACTTTATTTCTGGATGAAAAAGAAAAAAGAAAACCCGGAAGCTGAAGTTGCTTAA
- a CDS encoding SusC/RagA family TonB-linked outer membrane protein translates to MIKLKHAVIACLVMIGQFAYSQTSTISGVVSDDSGTPLPGATIIVAGTTNGTTTDFDGNYALSNVNSTDKLVISYIGMTTQTIVVGSQTSINVSLQEDAEALDEVVVVGYGTQSRAEVTGAIATVGSEELAALPVASADQALQGRAAGVTVLNTGSPGSAPVVRIRGLGTMNNNDPLYVIDGIIAGGLGDLNPNDIESINILKDASTTAIYGSLGSNGVVMVTTKKGNRSGKTIINLDAYTGVNYSNQRYDLLDTQQYLQYAQDAFGVTPTSPLSQSNSNTTDFQDALFRTGIMQKVDFALSGGGENNNFRFSAGYMDQEGAIIETGFERFSFRANSNFTVGKFNFGETMAVSFQTQNPERNLGTRSLLEHAIKAAPYLPIYNPNNLQGFQGPNSALDGQDAENPIRVQTLGEQINKSSSIIGSVFGEFEIIDGLKFKSQVGLDYRNSNTDIFVPSYNDDSEGATHSSTFATITKNSSIRKSITITNSLNYSFTLSDKHNFDLLVLAEKQETKNDLLNSNSENPITDDLNQVSNEKSFLQSQTFEYNRIGYLGRLNYNFDQKYIFAASIRRDASSRFGENNRWGTFPSVALGWNIAKESFLTDTAFNTLKLRGSWGITGNDRIGDYQYSSTLLSEFFYPFGDVLATGTTPGGLANADLKWEETTMKNIGLDFGLFDGKLTGAVEYFNNTSDDLLMSRPLAGSLGINSGSVTENVGSVETSGVEFSLGYNDYDGDFTWSANLNLGTSSNEVKSLGSNESLSGGTFESQNISRIEVGEPLFFFFGYETDGIYQTRAEVDANLTQTAVDGVFPVNPGDIRFVDQNGDGQINADDRVKIGNPYPDFTYGLNLNANYKQLDLNLFISGVSGVDVYNTNIYDLEGMPRLFNAGTNVLNRWTGPGTSNSVPAAGGNDQNFNSISDRFVEDGSYARLKNITLGYTLDNPALEEYFSKCRIYISGQNLITISDYSGLDPEIGNPLTNNGGNSQYELGIDRGNYPQPKSVLLGVQLSF, encoded by the coding sequence ATGATTAAACTTAAACATGCGGTCATTGCATGTCTTGTAATGATTGGGCAGTTTGCCTATTCACAGACTTCCACAATAAGTGGTGTAGTTTCTGATGATAGCGGCACTCCCTTGCCAGGTGCTACAATAATAGTAGCAGGTACAACTAATGGTACAACTACAGATTTTGATGGTAATTACGCTCTTTCTAACGTGAATTCTACCGATAAGTTAGTGATCTCTTATATAGGGATGACCACTCAGACTATCGTAGTAGGGAGTCAAACTTCTATAAATGTTAGTCTACAAGAAGACGCAGAAGCTTTAGATGAGGTGGTTGTAGTTGGTTATGGTACGCAGTCGCGTGCAGAAGTAACTGGTGCCATAGCAACAGTAGGTTCTGAAGAATTAGCTGCATTACCTGTGGCTAGTGCAGATCAAGCCTTACAAGGTAGAGCTGCCGGTGTAACGGTTTTGAACACTGGTTCTCCTGGTAGTGCACCAGTAGTCCGTATTCGTGGCCTAGGTACTATGAACAACAATGACCCATTATATGTTATTGATGGTATCATTGCTGGTGGTTTAGGAGATTTAAATCCTAATGATATCGAATCCATAAACATACTAAAAGATGCTTCTACAACTGCCATTTATGGTTCTTTAGGATCTAATGGTGTTGTAATGGTTACTACAAAAAAAGGAAATAGATCAGGTAAGACAATTATTAATCTTGATGCCTATACAGGTGTTAATTATTCAAACCAACGGTATGATTTATTAGATACGCAGCAATATTTACAGTATGCTCAAGATGCATTTGGTGTTACACCAACTTCTCCTCTTTCACAATCCAACAGTAATACTACAGATTTTCAAGATGCTCTCTTTAGAACAGGTATTATGCAAAAAGTGGATTTTGCTCTATCGGGTGGTGGCGAAAACAATAATTTTAGATTTTCTGCTGGATATATGGACCAAGAAGGTGCTATAATAGAAACTGGGTTTGAAAGATTTTCATTTAGAGCTAACAGCAACTTTACTGTAGGTAAATTCAATTTTGGTGAAACTATGGCAGTTTCATTCCAAACGCAAAATCCAGAAAGAAACCTGGGCACGCGTTCTTTATTAGAGCATGCTATTAAAGCCGCTCCGTATTTACCAATATATAATCCTAATAACTTACAAGGATTTCAAGGGCCAAACAGTGCCTTAGATGGTCAAGATGCCGAAAATCCAATTAGAGTTCAAACCCTTGGCGAACAAATCAATAAATCTTCATCAATTATTGGAAGTGTTTTTGGTGAATTTGAAATCATTGATGGGCTGAAGTTTAAAAGCCAGGTTGGTCTAGATTATAGAAATTCTAATACCGATATTTTTGTACCCTCGTATAACGACGATAGTGAAGGAGCTACGCACAGTTCAACCTTTGCTACAATTACAAAAAATTCTAGCATAAGGAAGTCTATAACAATTACTAACAGTCTAAATTATTCATTCACCTTAAGTGATAAGCATAATTTTGATTTATTGGTTCTTGCAGAAAAACAAGAAACTAAAAACGACCTTTTAAATAGTAATAGTGAAAACCCCATTACAGACGATTTAAATCAAGTATCAAATGAAAAATCGTTTTTACAGTCTCAGACTTTTGAATACAATCGTATTGGCTATTTGGGCAGACTAAATTATAACTTTGATCAAAAGTATATTTTTGCTGCTTCTATTCGTAGAGATGCTTCTTCACGCTTTGGAGAAAACAATCGATGGGGTACTTTTCCTTCTGTTGCATTAGGATGGAATATTGCGAAAGAAAGCTTTCTAACAGATACCGCATTTAACACGCTAAAACTAAGAGGTAGCTGGGGTATTACAGGAAATGATAGAATTGGTGATTACCAATACAGTTCTACGTTGCTTTCCGAGTTCTTCTATCCATTTGGAGACGTTCTCGCTACAGGTACTACACCTGGAGGCCTTGCCAACGCAGATTTAAAATGGGAAGAAACCACCATGAAAAATATTGGATTGGACTTTGGGCTTTTTGATGGGAAATTGACGGGTGCCGTTGAATATTTCAATAATACAAGTGATGACCTATTAATGAGTCGCCCATTGGCCGGCTCACTAGGTATTAACTCAGGTTCTGTAACAGAAAATGTAGGTTCTGTTGAAACCAGCGGTGTTGAATTTAGTCTTGGTTATAATGATTATGATGGAGATTTCACATGGTCGGCCAACCTTAACCTTGGTACCTCAAGCAATGAAGTGAAGTCTTTAGGGTCAAACGAATCACTTTCTGGGGGTACGTTTGAATCACAGAATATTTCTAGAATTGAAGTAGGCGAGCCTTTGTTCTTTTTCTTCGGATATGAAACAGATGGTATATACCAAACACGAGCCGAAGTAGATGCTAATCTAACTCAAACAGCTGTTGACGGGGTATTTCCTGTAAACCCTGGAGATATAAGATTTGTGGACCAAAATGGAGATGGCCAAATTAACGCAGATGATCGAGTAAAAATCGGAAATCCGTATCCAGACTTCACATACGGTTTAAATTTAAACGCAAACTACAAGCAGTTAGATCTTAATCTATTTATATCTGGTGTATCTGGCGTTGATGTTTACAATACTAATATTTATGACTTAGAAGGCATGCCTAGATTATTTAACGCAGGAACGAATGTGTTGAATAGATGGACAGGTCCAGGAACTTCCAACAGCGTACCTGCAGCAGGAGGAAATGATCAGAATTTTAACTCTATTTCAGATCGTTTTGTAGAAGATGGTTCATATGCTAGACTTAAGAATATAACATTGGGATATACATTGGATAATCCAGCTTTAGAGGAATATTTCTCCAAATGTAGAATATATATCAGTGGTCAGAACTTGATTACTATTAGTGACTACTCTGGTTTAGATCCAGAAATAGGGAACCCTTTGACAAACAATGGTGGAAACAGCCAATACGAATTAGGAATCGATAGAGGAAACTATCCACAGCCTAAATCAGTATTACTTGGAGTACAACTATCATTTTAA